One window from the genome of Diabrotica virgifera virgifera chromosome 6, PGI_DIABVI_V3a encodes:
- the LOC114338408 gene encoding uncharacterized protein LOC114338408, with protein sequence MDSGKAQNLSDGERYVIALHTLFALSAITSYKKWKILNEVKSAGKFDDLVFESNKKCMLLQAKVHSGQTCTKHFMAIKGDFSIAKYFLSYVTAKKYFKITSNSLILCTAAKLNVADIMDEFGPKTKNLADENLQKIFGTETKKYKIKNEEEMVDKLLSTIEKFQNNISNKETEKDKKEWKELDINREDIKSFICFFVVVKIKLTSIKSLIKSKLSELNDYLKFKPSYYEYVKHHVEEWSYSPINKSVPMTEDYLMFIIYGENNRLFLHKFVNSKLKFKEANLYKFDSNIICVQTHDNITMHLLKIFRSIENANGSYLPIEENTLCLMQKIENTFHKMKYTMEYKVVCDMIDTFRCDKIKYLVVSFLSMDEDKSLELYEKICTITKEDPTKKVFIVIKEHQLQNSEISVKIIKDKIYFSSLENETKEHIFDKEIHFQGEIVTLRKLITKKESIDSELEFRVQINEIEIDESLKEIIFSEDNYSIGSQAQSKPEELYVKRKLIFNANSLNLQKSINNVERTITILTDSDSDSYDHIRTDVFREKEFFEKIHKNIVVVTGPPGAGKTTLLKQIVSLKKTQDKGDKKDKKDKDKEDSKLTWIINVDLKKSKQFFQKDSEKTLCNLLYHNENITHYFEEKLMESMDKMLIIDGLDENCPEDIKEIQNVLADHNALQALNISMVIMGAREYDFILKEIIDLHSCEIVRLLPFSRRDGEFFLKEYLKINIKNALFKKVKNFAIEFSQSISSTPLSLKMISKIIKNSIRKGDSMESLSKVFNRFSNRYYFYNCYLEAIKDEFAQGDNIYRQAFDRYIDSLKNLAANNSFYHRKILSLLNVDASLEINKDVLNVGLLKDSYYSYNKGYAFVHKSFEEYFAAELLWDYLYKKRHNHDLLLEVLNEVFLSYTYRGVSDFFEQILEVNQNKKVSEISMEYNSALTKVYWKQDISRLYGTYFFTVKLVFDNYTNFYDILKSDNWKIIEISLNSERNRQSFANFFVETGAKVNKVNEIGFIILKLLLYYNSWCFKHVYGNMSYYNFGYSDMSDDDFESHSANSCIHNHEYAMDFLKILTRKYNIDLNFFDEDGNTIGHYAARSKSLNAIKYLKEQGANLSISNRKKLTLVHIAAQSGDLEVLRYLVEDCKLDVNVSDVDGNFAVHMIDIRDCNVKILKYLKVKGANLSISNKDKRTLIHEAARNGAFEVIRYLVEDCKMDVNVSDVDGNSPVYLVKTLDSNIKILKYFKEKGANLSLSNMYKRTLIHDAARNGAFEVIRYLVEDCKMDVNVSDIDGNLPVHMIKMRDDNVKIFKYLKEKGTNLSISNKKKRTLVHIAARQGAFEVLRYLVEDCKMDVNVPDVDGNLPAHMAAEFGKVEILKYLNKKGANLSIFNNQKQTLVHKAAQSGVLEVLQYLVEDCKLDVNVSDIDGNLPVHMMYVTDYDIKFLKYLKEKGANLCISNNQKQTLVHKAVKSGGLKVLRYLVEDCKLDVNVSDVDGNLPAHRAAELGYVETLKYLKDKGANLSISNNQNQTLVHKAVESGGLKVLRYLVEDCKLDVNVSDVDGNLPAHKAAELGYVETLKYLKGKGANLSISNNQKQTLVYKATQSGDLEVLKYLVEDCKMDVNVSDVNGNLPVHMAVEFSDVEILKYLKEKGANLSVSNNQKHTLVHKAAQSGYLEVLQYLVEDCKMDVNVSDVDGNLPVHMVYMGDYNVKILKYLKDQGAFLYMSKKTRHTFFHKAAQSGKFEFLQYLEEHCPMYVDVFDDNGNLPVRVINFNVKILKYLKDKGAHLCISNNHKHTLIHKAAQSGDLEVLQYLVEECKMNVNVSDVDGNLPAHLAASRNKVEILKYLKIIGNDLNQCSHQGATLVDIAVAAGAVNVLNFLKNECKFSVNLDL encoded by the coding sequence ATGGATTCGGGAAAAGCACAAAATCTCAGCGACGGCGAACGCTATGTGATAGCTTTACATACACTTTTTGCTTTATCTGCAATCACAAGCTACAAAAAGTGGAAAATATTAAATGAAGTTAAATCCGCGGGAAAATTTGATGATCTCGTATTTGAATCAAATAAAAAGTGTATGTTGTTACAAGCAAAAGTTCACAGTGGTCAAACGTGCACAAAACATTTTATGGCAATCAAAGGTGATTTCAGTATTGCAAagtattttctgtcttatgtaactgcaaagaaatattttaaaataacaagCAACTCCTTAATACTATGTACTGCTGCTAAGCTGAATGTGGCTGATATTATGGATGAATTTGGTCCCAAGACAAAAAATTTAGCTGATGAAAACTTACAGAAAATATTTGGTACGGAGACAAAAAagtacaaaattaaaaatgaagaagaaatggTTGACAAGCTTCTAAGCACGatagaaaaatttcaaaataatattaGTAATAAGGAAACCGAAAAAGACAAAAAAGAATGGAAGGAATTGGATATCAATAGAGAAGACATAAAATCATTcatatgtttttttgttgttgttaaAATTAAACTCACGAGCATCAAATCGTTAATTAAAAGCAAATTAAGCGAGCTCAATGACTATCTGAAGTTTAAACCTTCATATTACGAATATGTAAAACATCATGTAGAAGAGTGGTCTTATTCACCAATTAACAAGTCTGTGCCTATGACAGAAGactatttaatgtttattatctATGGTGAAAATAATCGACTTTTTCTTCATAAGTTTGTTAATTCTAAACTTAAGTTCAAAGAAgcaaatttatataaatttgatTCAAATATTATTTGTGTTCAAACGCATGATAATATCACTATGCATTTACTAAAAATTTTCCGGAGCATTGAAAATGCAAACGGGTCATATTTACCTATAGAAGAAAACACATTATGCTTGatgcaaaaaatagaaaatacattTCATAAAATGAAATATACAATGGAATATAAAGTTGTATGTGATATGATAGACACATTTAGATGTGACAAAATTAAATACTTAGTTGTTTCGTTTCTATCAATGGATGAAGATAAATCATTAGAATTATATGAGAAAATATGTACGATTACTAAGGAAGATCCAACTAAAAAAGTATTTATAGTCATTAAAGAACATCAGTTGCAAAATAGTGAAATatcagttaaaataattaaggaTAAAATATATTTCAGTTCGCTAGAAAATGAAACAAAAGAACACATATTTGACAAAGAAATTCACTTTCAAGGAGAAATTGTCACATTAAGAAAGTTAATTACTAAAAAGGAAAGTATTGACTCTGAACTTGAGTTCAGAGTTCAGATTAATGAAATTGAGATAGATGAGAGTCTTAAAGAAATAATATTTAGCGAAGATAATTACTCGATTGGTTCTCAAGCCCAATCAAAACCTGAGgaattatatgttaaaagaaagcTGATCTTCAATGCTAATTCACTAAATTTACAGAAAAGCATAAATAATGTTGAAAGAACTATAACAATACTGACTGACTCTGACTCTGACTCATACGATCATATAAGGACAGATGTATTTCGGGAAAAGGagtttttcgaaaaaatacataaaaatatagtTGTTGTTACAGGTCCGCCTGGTGCAGGCAAAACAACTTTATTGAAACAAATAGTATCACTCAAAAAAACCCAAGACAAAGGagacaaaaaagacaaaaaagataaagataaagaagATTCCAAATTGACATGGATAATTAACGTTGATTTAAAAAAGTCTAAACAATTTTTCCAGAAGGATAGCGAGAAAACCCTGTGTAATCTATTATATCACAATGAAAATATAACTCATTATTTCGAAGAAAAACTTATGGAGTCAATGGATAAAATGTTAATTATAGACGGCCTTGACGAGAACTGTCCGGAAGATATCAAAGAAATACAAAACGTATTAGCAGATCATAATGCCCTTCAGGCCTTGAATATTTCCATGGTTATTATGGGCGCCAGAGAATACGATTTCAtcttaaaagaaataatagaTTTACATAGTTGTGAGATAGTTAGACTCCTTCCATTTTCACGTAGAGATGGAGAATTTTTCCTCAAAGAATatcttaaaattaatattaaaaatgcttTATTTAAAAAGGTAAAGAATTTTGCTATTGAATTTTCACAATCGATTTCTTCAACGCCATTATCGCTAAAAATGatttctaaaataataaaaaatagcaTACGTAAAGGTGACTCTATGGAATCTTTATCAAAGGTTTTTAATCGTTTTTCTAAccgatattatttttataattgttattTAGAAGCGATCAAAGACGAATTTGCACAAGGTGACAATATCTACCGTCAAGCGTTTGACAGGTATATAGACTCGTTAAAAAATTTAGCGGCTAATAATTCGTTTTATCATCGCAAAATTTTAAGTTTGCTCAATGTTGATGCTAGTCTTGAAATTAACAAAGATGTTTTAAATGTTGGCTTATTAAAGGACTCATATTACTCGTATAATAAAGGTTATGCATTTGTTCATAAAAGTTTTGAGGAATATTTTGCAGCAGAATTGCTATGGGATTACCTATATAAAAAGAGACATAACCACGATTTATTACTCGAAGTGCTTAATGAAGTGTTTCTATCCTATACATATAGGGGTGTTTCGgatttttttgaacaaattttggaggttaatcaaaataaaaaagtatctGAAATATCTATGGAATACAATTCGGCACTTACTAAGGTGTATTGGAAACAAGATATATCACGGTTATATGGGACATACTTTTTTACTGTTAAATTAGTTTTTGATAATTATActaatttttacgatattttaaAATCAGACAATTGGAAAATAATAGAAATATCTTTAAACAGCGAACGCAATCGCCAATCTTTCGCCAATTTTTTTGTAGAAACGGGGGCAAAGGTCAATAAAGTCAATGAAATCGGTTTTATTATTCTAAAGCTGCTGTTATATTATAACAGTTGGTGCTTTAAACACGTCTACGGGAACATGTCGTACTACAATTTCGGTTACAGCGACATGTCCGACGACGACTTCGAGTCCCACTCAGCTAATTCTTGTATACACAACCACGAATATGCGAtggattttctaaaaattttaacTAGAAAATACAATATAGATTTAAACTTTTTTGATGAGGATGGAAATACAATCGGTCACTACGCAGCTCGCTCTAAATCACTTAAtgctataaaatatcttaaagagCAAGGGGCAAATCTAAGCATTTCTAACAGAAAAAAACTAACACTTGTTCATATAGCTGCTCAATCTGGTGATTTGGAAGTCCTACGATATTTAGTAGAAGATTGTAAATTGGATGTTAACGTTTCTGATGTTGATGGGAATTTTGCGGTTCATATGATAGATATAAGAGATTGTAAtgttaagattttaaagtatctaaaagtAAAAGGGGCAAATCTAAGCATTTCCAACAAGGATAAACGTACACTTATTCATGAAGCTGCTCGAAATGGCGCATTCGAAGTCATACGATATTTAGTAGAAGATTGTAAAATGGATGTTAACGTTTCTGATGTTGATGGGAATTCACCCGTTTATTTAGTAAAAACCTTAGATAGTAatattaagattttaaagtattttaaagAAAAAGGGGCAAATCTAAGCCTTTCCAACATGTATAAACGTACACTTATTCATGATGCTGCTCGAAATGGCGCATTCGAAGTCATACGATATTTAGTAGAAGATTGTAAAATGGATGTTAACGTTTCTGATATTGATGGGAATTTACCGGTTCATATGATAAAAATGAGAGATGATAATGTTAAGATTTTTAAGTATCTTAAAGAAAAAGGGACAAATCTAAGCATTTCGAACAAGAAAAAACGTACACTTGTTCATATAGCTGCTCGACAGGGTGCATTCGAAGTCCTACGATATTTAGTAGAAGATTGTAAAATGGATGTTAACGTTCCTGATGTGGATGGAAATTTACCGGCTCATATGGCAGCTGAATTTGGTAAGGTTGAGATTTTAAAGTATCTTAATAAAAAAGGGGCAAATCTAAGcatttttaacaatcaaaaacaGACACTTGTTCATAAAGCTGCTCAATCCGGTGTATTGGAAGTCCTACAATATCTAGTAGAAGATTGTAAACTGGATGTTAACGTTTCTGATATTGATGGGAACTTACCGGTTCATATGATGTATGTGACAGATTATGATATCAAATTTTTAAAGTATCTTAAAGAAAAAGGTGCAAATCTATGCATTTCCAACAATCAAAAACAAACACTTGTTCATAAAGCTGTTAAATCTGGTGGTTTGAAAGTCCTACGATATCTAGTAGAAGATTGTAAACTGGATGTCAACGTTTCTGATGTTGATGGAAATTTACCGGCTCATAGGGCAGCTGAACTTGGTTACGTTGAGACTTTAAAGTATCTTAAAGATAAAGGGGCAAATCTAAGCATTTCCAACAATCAAAATCAAACACTTGTTCATAAAGCTGTGGAATCTGGTGGTTTGAAAGTCCTACGATATCTAGTAGAAGATTGTAAACTGGATGTCAACGTTTCCGATGTTGATGGAAATTTACCGGCTCATAAGGCAGCGGAACTTGGTTACGTTGAGACTTTAAAGTATCTTAAAGGTAAAGGGGCAAATCTAAGCATTTCCAACAATCAGAAACAGACACTTGTTTATAAAGCTACTCAATCTGGTGATTTGGAAGTCCTAAAATATCTAGTAGAAGATTGTAAAATGGATGTTAACGTTTCTGATGTTAATGGAAATTTACCAGTTCATATGGCAGTTGAATTTAGTGACGTCGAGATTTTAAAGTATCTTAAAGAAAAAGGGGCAAACCTAAGCGTTTCAAACAATCAAAAACATACACTTGTTCATAAAGCTGCTCAATCTGGTTATTTGGAAGTCCTACAATATTTAGTAGAGGATTGTAAAATGGATGTGAACGTTTCTGATGTTGATGGGAATTTACCGGTTCATATGGTGTATATGGGAGATTATAAtgttaagattttaaagtatctTAAAGATCAAGGGGCATTTCTATACATGTCCAAGAAAACACGACATACATTTTTTCATAAAGCTGCTCAATCTGGTAAATTCGAATTCCTACAATACTTAGAAGAACATTGTCCAATGtatgttgacgtttttgatgataaTGGTAATTTACCGGTTCGTGTCATAAATTTTAAtgttaagattttaaagtatctTAAAGATAAAGGGGCACATCTATGCATTTCCAATAATCATAAACATACACTTATTCATAAAGCTGCTCAATCTGGTGATTTGGAAGTCCTACAGTATCTAGTAGAAGAATGTAAAATGAATGTTAACGTTTCTGATGTGGATGGGAATTTACCGGCTCATTTGGCAGCATCTCGGAATAAAGTTGAGATTTTAAAGTATCTTAAAATAATTGGAAATGATTTAAATCAATGTAGCCATCAAGGAGCGACTTTAGTGGACATTGCAGTAGCAGCTGGTGCAGTTAATgttctaaattttcttaaaaatgaatGTAAATTTTCTGTAAATTTAGACTTATAA